CGCGCGAGATCCTCCGAGACCTCGACGGGTCCCTGGCCTTCGACCGTACCGGCGTCGGCCTGTGCGTCGTCACTCATGGCGAGGGCTACGCACGTAAGAGTGAAAGTCGTGTCGGGACGCGAATCCGTCCGATCGCGAGCGCCCGGACCGCCGATATCGCGGGGCAGCACGTACTCGATCAGAAAGATACATTTTGTATCTAACATAACTGTGGGTGAATGCCCGCGATATCCCTCCGGGACGTCACCAAGCGCTTCGGTGACGTTCATGCCCTCCGCGGTATCGATATGACCGTCGAGTCCGGCGAAGTGTTCGGCTTCCTGGGACCGAACGGTGCCGGCAAGTCGACGACCATCGATATCCTGTTGCACTATACGCACCCCTCGAGCGGTTCGGTCGACGTGCTCGGACGCGACGTTACCGAAGCGCCGGTCGCCGTCCGGAAACGTGTCGGTATCCTTCCCGAGGGCTTCGCACCGTTCGAAACGATGACCGGCCGCCAGCACCTCGTATACGCGATCGAGGCCGCCGACGCCGACGACGATCCGGCGGCCCTGCTCGAGCGTGTCGGCCTCGCCGATGCCGCCGACCGGTCCGCCGCGGACTACTCGACGGGGATGACACAGCGCCTCGCGCTCGCGATGGCTCTGGTCGGCGAGCCCGACATGTTGATCTTAGACGAACCCTCGACCGGGCTCGACCCCCACGGCGTCCGACGAATGCGCGAGATCGTCCGCGCGGAACGCGACCGCGGTGCCACTGTCTTCTTCTCGAGTCACATCCTGGCACAGGTCGAGGCGGTCGCCGACCGCGTCGCCATTCTCCGGGCGGGCAATCTCGTTGCCGTCGACACGATCGACGGGCTCCGCGAGACGGCCGACGCCGGTGCGGAGCTGACTGTCGACCTGGCCGACGAGCCGGCCGCGGTCGCGTCCGTCGTCGCGTCCGTTGACGGGGTCTCGACGGTCGACGAACGCGACGACGCCCTCGTCGTCGGCTGTACTGCCGACGCGAAACTCCGGGTACTCGACGAGATCCGGGCCGCCGGTGCGACGATCCGAGACTTCTCGACCGGTGAGGCATCGCTCGAGGAGCTATTCGTTTCCTACACGGAGGGGTCGGCGTGAACTGGCAGCTGATCGCCCGAAAGGAGATCGGCGACGCGATCCGCAACCGGCAGTTGTACGCGCTCGCCGCGACGTTCGCGCTGGTCTTCGCCGTCATGGCCGAACTCCACGTCAGGCAGGTCAACCAGGGGTACGCCGTTTCCGGCGACCTCGTCGGCCAATTCGCGCTTCCCGGCATGCTCCTCGTGCCGGTGACCGGACTGCTGCTCGCCTCCAGCGCGATCGTCAGGCGGCGTTCGAACGGTCAGCTGACGCTCTTGCTCGGACTTCCACATGACCGACGCGATATCGTCCTCGGGACGTATGCCGGTCGATACGCGATCTTTCTCGCTTCCCTGCTCGCGGGCGTCCTCGCCGGCGTCGCCGTCGTCTTTGTTACCGGACACGCGGTCCCGACGACCGCTGTCCTCGCGTATCTCCTCGCCAGTGCCTGGCTGGGGCTCGCGTACCTTGCCATCGCGATTGGCATCTCGGCAACGGTCCGCACCCAGACGTGGGCGACGTTCGCCGTCTTCGGCGCGTTGCTTCTCCTCCTGTTCGTCTGGCGGGTCGTGCCCGAGGGCCTCGCCTACGCCGCGGCCGGCTTCGAAGAGCCGGCGACGCGACCGTGGTGGATGTCGTACGTCGGCGCGCTCTCTCCGAGCCTCGCCTACGAACAGTTGCTGGAACCCGTGACCGGCTCGGAAGCCGATCGCTCTTTGGTCTGGTTCAGCGCCGCCGTCCTGCTGGGGTGGGGAGTGCTCGCCCCCCTCGTCGGCTACTGGCGGTTCGTGACGGCCGACCTCTAGCGATTATCGCTCTCGCTCCCTCCCCCGCTCCTCGAGCGTGCCGTACCGCTCCTCGACCGTCGAGAGATAGCTCGCGAGAAAGACGTCTCGATCCCGCTTGCCGGCTTCGAGATCGACCAGCAGTCCCTCGAGTTCGTCGCGAGGGTGGTGACAGAGGTCGCTGTGACAGGACTTACAGAGGTGTTCGAAGGTCTTGCCGTCGCGATCCCAGCGGTCACCGTGCTTGTCGTACTCGCGAGCCTCGTCGCGCGGGCGCTCGGTACCACAGGCGAGACAGGTGACCGTCTCCGTCCGGTTCCGAGAGGGCCACATACGCGATCCGACGGTGTGGTCATACTTAGCGATTGTCACACATTTCCCCCGTCCTGACGGTCAGGACGATCGATCTACCGGGATCGCTCGCGCTCCCGGTCAGCGCGGTCGCTCTCGTCCGCCGATGCGTCGTCTCCGGCGACGGGCGCAGAGTGCTGCCCGGTATCACGGTCGAGGTCGGAATCGGAGTCGGACGTGTCCGGGTGCTCGAGTCGGCCGTCGGGATCGATCACCGTTCGTGCCGGGATCGGGTCCGGCGATGGCGGGTGACGCGCGACCAGTCGCTGGAAGCGGGTGAGGTCGATCGACCCTTCGGTTTTGATCTCCTCGCACTCGACGACGATCCGATCCCCCTCGCCGAAGATCCGAACGTAGGTCAGGCGAAACGAGGGGTAGTACACCCCCGGAAGCCGCGAGAACCAGGTCTCGACGTGCCGGAGCTTTTTCAGCCAGGTGCCCGTGTTGACGACGACTCGGTCGCCCCATCTCGTGAGCGACGCCCGGTGAGTGTGTCCGTAGACGAAGACGGCGACGTCGGGGTGGGACTCGAATACTGCTTTGGCCGCGTTCAGAAAGGGCTGGTCGCCCTGTCCGATGCGAACGCCCGAGAGCATGACGCCGAAGCGCTCGAGTGTGCGTCTGAGATCCCGTCTGAAGAACCACAGCGGTACCGCGAGCAACAGCAGGACGGCGATGATCACAAGGTTGACGGTGACGATAACCTCGAGGACGATCGCGGCGATGCCAAGCGCGTGGACGACGGCGTTGTCGGTGAAAAACCGCGCCGGGAGGATACCCAGCACCTCGAGGACGGTCCCGAACAGGTAGAGCAGCGTCAGGTTGAAAAACAGCAACAGCGGCACGACGACCGCCCGCAAGTACGGACTCATCTCCCGATAGAAGTAGTTCGAGAGGAGCCACCGCGGGAGTTCCTCCATCGGCGCGACCGACTGGATATCGCGCAGCCAGTCGCCCCTGGCCCGTTCGGAGTAGCGGCCGGCGGCGGCGACGATCCGCTGGACGATAAAGTAGCCGACAGGGAGCGCGTCGGGATTCCCCCAGTCCGGCAGCCGATTGTTCGCGTCGTGTTGCTGGCCGTGTTCGATCCAGATCCGTCCAT
This genomic stretch from Natrinema sp. SYSU A 869 harbors:
- a CDS encoding ABC transporter ATP-binding protein, coding for MPAISLRDVTKRFGDVHALRGIDMTVESGEVFGFLGPNGAGKSTTIDILLHYTHPSSGSVDVLGRDVTEAPVAVRKRVGILPEGFAPFETMTGRQHLVYAIEAADADDDPAALLERVGLADAADRSAADYSTGMTQRLALAMALVGEPDMLILDEPSTGLDPHGVRRMREIVRAERDRGATVFFSSHILAQVEAVADRVAILRAGNLVAVDTIDGLRETADAGAELTVDLADEPAAVASVVASVDGVSTVDERDDALVVGCTADAKLRVLDEIRAAGATIRDFSTGEASLEELFVSYTEGSA
- a CDS encoding ABC transporter permease subunit is translated as MNWQLIARKEIGDAIRNRQLYALAATFALVFAVMAELHVRQVNQGYAVSGDLVGQFALPGMLLVPVTGLLLASSAIVRRRSNGQLTLLLGLPHDRRDIVLGTYAGRYAIFLASLLAGVLAGVAVVFVTGHAVPTTAVLAYLLASAWLGLAYLAIAIGISATVRTQTWATFAVFGALLLLLFVWRVVPEGLAYAAAGFEEPATRPWWMSYVGALSPSLAYEQLLEPVTGSEADRSLVWFSAAVLLGWGVLAPLVGYWRFVTADL
- a CDS encoding metallophosphoesterase, with protein sequence MASEYVFISDLHMGGDEQLTALDFEAELLSFLADLEDRGGDVELIINGDAFGLWEYAEVTGPAKLERVIDDHPRVFEQLRATGEEIDITLIPGNHDYDLACYDAHVDRLAEFNVTLEQEISITREVGDGRIWIEHGQQHDANNRLPDWGNPDALPVGYFIVQRIVAAAGRYSERARGDWLRDIQSVAPMEELPRWLLSNYFYREMSPYLRAVVVPLLLFFNLTLLYLFGTVLEVLGILPARFFTDNAVVHALGIAAIVLEVIVTVNLVIIAVLLLLAVPLWFFRRDLRRTLERFGVMLSGVRIGQGDQPFLNAAKAVFESHPDVAVFVYGHTHRASLTRWGDRVVVNTGTWLKKLRHVETWFSRLPGVYYPSFRLTYVRIFGEGDRIVVECEEIKTEGSIDLTRFQRLVARHPPSPDPIPARTVIDPDGRLEHPDTSDSDSDLDRDTGQHSAPVAGDDASADESDRADRERERSR